In one window of Skermanella rosea DNA:
- a CDS encoding histidine phosphatase family protein produces the protein MTPGILTIHLVRHGEHDLSPGLLAGRTPGVTLSERGVDQARRTAERLARTGGIAAVHASPLERTARTAGIVADRLGLPVEITDALAEIDFGGWTGRPFTDLDEREDWRRWNHFRSGTRPPGGETMAEVQGRALGFIDELIRGGPQGSAVLVSHCDVIRAVLAHYLGMPQDLLLRLEVAPASVSTVEIGPWGPRILRINEEP, from the coding sequence GTGACACCGGGCATCCTGACCATCCATCTCGTGCGGCACGGCGAACATGACCTCTCCCCGGGTCTGCTCGCCGGCCGCACGCCGGGCGTGACCCTGTCGGAACGCGGGGTCGACCAGGCCCGGCGCACGGCGGAGCGGCTGGCCCGGACCGGCGGCATCGCCGCCGTCCATGCCAGCCCGCTGGAGCGCACCGCCCGGACGGCCGGCATCGTCGCCGACCGGCTCGGCCTTCCGGTCGAAATCACCGACGCCCTGGCCGAGATAGATTTCGGCGGTTGGACCGGCCGCCCCTTCACCGACCTGGACGAGCGGGAAGACTGGCGCCGCTGGAACCATTTCCGAAGCGGAACGCGCCCGCCTGGCGGCGAGACCATGGCGGAAGTCCAGGGGCGGGCCCTGGGCTTCATCGACGAGCTGATCCGCGGCGGTCCGCAGGGTTCCGCCGTGCTGGTCAGCCATTGCGACGTGATCCGGGCCGTCCTGGCCCATTATCTCGGCATGCCGCAGGACCTGCTCCTACGGCTGGAGGTGGCACCTGCCTCCGTCAGCACCGTCGAGATCGGCCCCTGGGGGCCCCGCATCCTGCGGATCAACGAGGAACCATGA
- a CDS encoding TIGR04290 family methyltransferase codes for MMSEQDEIRRRIDDLGQWFHNIELKGVRTAPNHFLGDYPNVKWQRFAHAVPEDLRGMTVLDIGCNGGFYSIEMKRRGADRVVAIDSEPMYLGQARYAAEMSGAEIEFREMSVYDLGRLGERFDLVIFMGVLYHLRHPLLALDLIHEHAARDLLLFQSMMRGSQEVEPLEENYSITETGIFDKPGYPKMHFVERRYSNDDSNWWIPNRACVEAMLRDSGFEIEQRAEEEVYLCRRTERRAPGLAAVYPARGQA; via the coding sequence ATGATGAGCGAGCAGGACGAAATCCGGCGCCGGATCGATGATCTGGGGCAGTGGTTTCACAATATCGAACTGAAAGGCGTGCGAACCGCGCCGAACCATTTCCTGGGCGATTATCCCAACGTCAAATGGCAGCGCTTCGCCCACGCGGTGCCGGAAGACCTGCGCGGCATGACCGTGCTGGATATCGGCTGCAACGGCGGCTTCTACTCGATCGAGATGAAGCGCCGCGGCGCGGACCGGGTGGTCGCCATCGACTCCGAGCCGATGTATCTGGGGCAAGCCCGTTATGCTGCCGAAATGAGCGGTGCCGAGATCGAGTTCCGCGAGATGTCGGTCTATGACCTGGGCCGGCTCGGCGAACGATTCGACCTCGTTATATTCATGGGCGTGCTCTATCACCTGCGGCATCCGCTGCTGGCGCTGGACCTGATCCACGAGCATGCGGCGCGCGACCTGCTGCTGTTCCAGTCCATGATGCGCGGCAGCCAGGAGGTCGAGCCCCTGGAGGAGAACTACTCCATCACGGAGACCGGCATCTTCGACAAGCCGGGCTACCCGAAGATGCATTTCGTCGAGCGTCGCTATTCCAACGACGACAGCAACTGGTGGATCCCGAACCGGGCCTGCGTCGAGGCCATGCTGCGCGACAGCGGTTTCGAGATCGAGCAGCGGGCGGAAGAGGAAGTCTATCTCTGCCGCCGAACCGAGCGCCGGGCGCCCGGCTTGGCCGCCGTTTATCCAGCGAGGGGACAGGCATGA
- a CDS encoding glycoside hydrolase 5 family protein has translation MIEAAMIWNEPNNKSHWDPELDPDWVAFGRMTSLAGQAIRAEAPNLLRVLGGISPIDPVFISKLRSRGVLDHVDVVAVHGFPLDWNLWPIHEWPERLKEIQAVTDLPVWVSEVGVSTFGAEEVQEFGLQRTADLLIGRVPRIHWYSLYDLPRSWEATTRHREAEGSSYYRHFYMGLLREDGSPKLAMSHFNRYTPDMGICQWFHYEDHRLDDAVRWLRDLGVRHLRTGLSWADSFRPNALDWFDRQMKALEEFDVTVTFCFTPEHRGLAPHHTSPPQVPEEFAEFCATMVRRYAA, from the coding sequence ATGATCGAAGCGGCGATGATCTGGAACGAGCCCAACAACAAATCCCACTGGGACCCGGAGCTCGACCCGGACTGGGTCGCCTTCGGCCGGATGACCTCGCTGGCGGGCCAGGCGATCAGGGCCGAGGCTCCGAACCTGCTGCGCGTGCTGGGCGGCATCTCGCCGATCGACCCGGTGTTCATCTCCAAGCTCCGGTCGCGCGGCGTGCTCGACCATGTGGACGTGGTGGCGGTCCATGGGTTCCCGCTGGATTGGAACCTGTGGCCCATCCACGAGTGGCCCGAGCGGCTGAAGGAGATCCAGGCGGTCACCGACCTGCCGGTCTGGGTCAGCGAGGTCGGGGTTTCCACCTTCGGCGCGGAGGAGGTCCAGGAGTTCGGGCTTCAGCGCACCGCCGACCTGCTGATCGGCCGGGTGCCGCGCATCCACTGGTACAGCCTGTACGACCTGCCGCGCTCGTGGGAAGCGACGACCCGGCATCGGGAGGCGGAGGGGTCGTCCTATTACCGGCACTTCTACATGGGCCTGCTGCGCGAGGACGGCTCGCCGAAGCTGGCGATGAGCCACTTCAACCGATACACGCCCGACATGGGCATCTGCCAGTGGTTCCATTACGAGGACCATCGGCTGGACGATGCCGTGCGCTGGTTGCGCGACCTGGGCGTGCGGCACCTGCGCACGGGCCTGAGCTGGGCCGACAGCTTCCGGCCGAACGCCCTGGACTGGTTCGACCGCCAGATGAAGGCGCTGGAGGAGTTCGACGTGACGGTGACCTTCTGCTTTACGCCGGAACATCGCGGGCTGGCCCCCCACCACACCAGCCCGCCCCAGGTGCCGGAGGAGTTCGCGGAGTTCTGCGCCACGATGGTGCGGCGCTACGCGGCCTGA